TTCTCGAAGAGGAACAAGTGACGCAGCGTTCCGGTGGGGGCCACCGTGATCGTGCCGACTTCGTGCCCCACGGGGATCACTTCCACACACTTCAAATCGTTGGTTGAAAGGGCAAACACGTTCGAGTGCTCGGCCACCACGTACACGGCAGCCACTTCCGACAACATCCCCAGCGGGGCGGCGACTTGCTGCGGCAAGGTGACGGCGGCTTCCACTTCGCCGGTATCACAGGCCAGTTTCCAAACTTTGCCGTCTCGTTCAGGCAAGTAGATCGCACCGTCAAGCACTTGAGGCCGAAACAATTCGCTGGCAAACTCTTGCCGCCAAGCCAGCTTGCCGGTTCGTTTGTCGAGGGCCAGAAACTGGTTGCGGGTGGAATCGATCAGCCCGGCCATCCCTTGGCCATTTTGGCTCGTCCACGAGACCGCTTGAGCATCGTTGGCCACGCCGACAAAACGTCGCCAAAGCAAGTGCCCTGAATTCAGTTCGATCGCGTAGGCCGTTCCATCGAGGCGAAACACGGCCACGTCCGAATTGGGATCGGCAGGCAAGTTGGGTTCGTGCTGCACGAAGGTGATTTGAGCGAACGCGCTGTCCTGGGCCGGATCGTTGGTAGCCGGAACCGGGAAGTCACTGATCGGCTTCACCTGATCGACCAATGTCATCGCTGCAGCCGAAACCGCTTTGCTGAGGGCGTCGTCCGTTCGCAAGTTGGGATAACCGTTCAGCAGCGAACGACGAAGCTGATAGACCTCTTGGAATTTACCTTCCGACGAGGCTTTTTCGATTTGGACCAGGGTCTCGTTACGAGCCTGATCGCGCTCGATATCACGCCGCACGCGGATCAAGTTCATCTCAATCGTATCGATCCGCGACTGTTGGGCTTCCCGCAGCGAGGTCGGGAGGTAACTGGGATTGTTGACCAATTCCATCGCCTGGTCGGCCAAGGTCGACTGGTGCTTCTTCTTTTCTAGGTCGTTGGTAAGCTGAGCGTTTTCGGCTAAGCCGGCAGCAATTTCAGGCAGAATGGTCGCCAGTTCGGGACGAGCTTCGTCGAAGGCCGGCAACGTCTCGATTTCTGGCAGCACGGTTTGGGTGGTGGTTAATGCCGATTCCCAATTCGCCCCGCCTTCCACGGCATGCCACAAGCTGGACATCCCATAACGGACTTCCGCCAGCGGAGCACTGGGGTGATCAGGGAAACGTTTGACGAACTTCTCGTACTCGGTGGCTGCTTGCACGTACGAGCCGCTGCGATAGCTTTGTTCGGCGGCCTGGAACATTTCGTCGCCGCTATCGAACGAGAGCCAGAAGTAGAGCAGGGCACCTACCATCAGCAACAGCACCAAGCCCCCGCCGCCAAAGAGCAACAAAGGCGATTCCCACGGATTCTTCCGTGATTCTTTTTTGGTGTGGCCCGACTTCTTCTTTTTCTTCTTCCCTTTGCCGTCCTCTTCTTCCTGGTCGGCTAAGGGATCTTTCTCTTCCTCTTCGGTCCCGAAACCATCACCACTGCCCAGCCCGAAAGGGTCTCCCTCGCCGAGTGCTTCTTCCGAGGTCGGAAAGCCGTCTAGTCCTCCCAGATCACCGACGGCTGCTCCGCCGAAATCGTCTTCTTCTTGGGAAGGGCTGGCCCATTTATCGCCTGCGCCGGCACGACCGGGAGGAACCGCAAGGGAATCGGCTTTGACGCCGGCTTTGACTTCGGAAAGAAGTTTCTTCGCTTGATACTTCGTCAGCCGCTGCCGATCGAGCAGAAACTGCACGAGTTCCTCGATCGTCGTGTCCAAGCTGCCGGAAGCATGCTGGCGACGAATGGCGGAAATTTGGTTCTCCGCCATGTAGTCGTGGGCTTCGATCAAGTCGAGGAGGTCCGAAATGTTCATCGTGGCTATTGGTCTCTGCTAGTGAACGTATCTGGTAAGCGATAACAAGGTTGTCAGGCGAACGTCACATGTCCTCTTCGGTCGACTGCAATCGAATCGAGTCAACCCCAGCATCCATCCCGGCATCCAAGGCCGTCACGACCTTCTCGTGCAAGCACTCTTCATGCGCGATCACAATCAGCGTGCGTGGTGGACTGGCAGAATTGGAATCGCGGGCCGCGCGCACCTGGCGATAAAGCTCCTGCTCGCTCGGAGCTTCGCGTTCTTGGTCCCAAGCAGCGCAGCCGACGTAATAGGTATTGAACGAATCGATCCGCACCAAGATGTTATCGGGATCGTCTTCCGGTTCTTCCTGCTGCGAGACACTGCTGGGGGAGTTGTCTTTCGGAGCTGGAATTTGCATCGATTTCTGGATTTGAAACGAGGCGGTCACCATGAAGAAGATCAGCAGCAAGAAGGTAACGTCGACCATTGGCGTTAAGTCGAGCTCGCCATCTTCGCCATCTCGTTTTTTCGAGAACGCCACCGGGGCCTCTTGGGCGATGACGCTTTCGTGCGGAACCGGGGCAGGCCGCTTCTTGGTAACGACATCGACCTCGCTTAGTTCTTCGAATTGCTCCTCGTCGGAATCGTCGAAGTGAGTCGGCTTGGGCACCTCTAAACGGGTATCGCATTCCGAGCAATACGTTACCCCGCCGACCATGTCGAACGTGGCCGTCAAAGACTCGCCGCAAGCGGGACAGCGAAATCGGAAATGGTCGTGAGCGTGTTTCACTTCTTCTTGTACTCCGTTCCGATGAACACCCGATCGACTTCTTCGACCGCACCGGTTCGTAGGGCGGCCAGCATCACTCGGTTCACTTCGCCGGATGCGACTTTCCCGTCCGCTTTGACCAGCAAATGGACCTTGGGCACACCTCCATCGGCCTTGCCCGAAAACAGCCCTTCGATATAGTCCGCGATTTGTTCTTCTTGACGGTTTAAGTCGTTATCGCTGGCGAGCATCTCCGCACTGACACCATCGCCTAGATAAACGAGGGCTCGTCCTTCGCTACCGCCAGGGGTGACCGTCAGCACGGCCGATTTACTGGTCGTAACGCTGGTGCCGTTCTCTGCGGTTGGCATCTTGGCCGCACTTTGCTGATCGAGGTTCGAGGTCACGATAAAAAAGATCAGCAGCAGGAAAGTAATATCGATCATCGGCGTGATGTCGAGATCGCCACTGTCCGGCCTTTTGCGGGCCGGCATGACTTCCCCTTCATCAAGTTCCACCATGTGGTCGGACATATTCCGCTTCCTTTCGTGCTACTCGGTGCCGGCCATCGAGTGCGATTCGATCTCTTCCAGTTCGTGAACCGTCTCGTTGGCGATTGCCTCGCGCAGGGCGGCCAGAAAGCGGGTCAGCCCGACGGCGACCAGGTCTTCCATTTTGCGAATGCGGATGTTGATGCTGTTCAAACAGAAGGTCAGCGGAATGGCGATCACCAGGCCGAGTGCCGTGGTAATCAGAGCCAAGCTGATGTCGTTGGCCATTTGGCTGGCTTCCACCTGGGCCGCCGAAGCGAGCTTGGCGAACGCCCCCATCATCCCGGTCACCGTCCCCAGCAGCCCGACCATTGGGGCTCCTTTGATCACGGTGTTGACCCAACTGATGCGATGATCGAGGTCGGCCAGGACGTCGCGTTGGAAACGCTCGACAATCAACTGCTTCACCTGCGAATAACCGATCTCGCGGTTTTCGATGGCCAAGTAAGCCAGTTGAGGCAGTGCCCGCGGATCGCTTTCGCACAGTTCGCTTGCTTCTTCAAAGTCGCCCCGAGCCAGCGGTTCTTCCACCGCTTCCAGGAAAGCGTCTTGTTGCATCTCGTTACGAAATCGCTTCTGGGCGACTCGCATCCAAATGACCACGATGCAATACGCGCCCCACAAGGCGATTAAGGCCAACGCGCCGTACATCGACGTCGCGAAGATACTAGTTAGTCCGGAAATATCCATGTTGTAGGTACCGCTGTATTCGCTTTCGGCTTATCTCGGTTGACGATAATTTTGACGCATGACGAAGAACTCGTACCCGCTGCCTTTGGCGCGGATTCCGAAGATCGTCTTCTTAACGGTTTGCAAGGGCTTATCCCCCATGTATTGTTGCTCGACGTAGGCCAGCAAGTTCTCGGTGTCCGCCGGATAGAACTGCATAGGAATACGTCCGGTCGAGTTCACGCCGGCTCGGTCGAGTAGCGCGATATCGGCTTGGCGCAGCGAGCCAGACTTCCAAGTGAAGTACAAGCGATCTTCCTTGTCGCCCGGCCCTGAACGTGTGCGAACACCCCCTGAGGCAAAGTTCGAGGCGTATTCGATCGTACGAGAGCCACCACCGGCCACGCCTAATTCGATCTTGAAGAAGTCCAACTGCTTGGCATAAGTAATCAGGTCGGTCGAGGCGAACTCGATTTGCCATCGTTCCCAGCGAGGAACCAAGTCGGGGCCGGTGCCTTCCGGGCCGAGGGGGCGGCTATCGCCTTGGCCACCATTGCCCGAGGTCGTTGTGATTGCCCCTTCGATCGATTCCAGCGAAGCGGCCTGGGAAGTGACGGCATCGGTCACCGCTTCCAGATTCGCTTCGACTTGCGGTTCCAGCACTTCTTCCAGTTCTTCCAAGCCGGGGGCTTCTAAATCTTGAGCAACCCCCATCGCATGGTCCCCCCGACCAGCCGCCGGTTCGATAATCACCGGAATGTTGACCGCCGTGTCCCAGTTGCGCGTTGTCAGATAAATGACAAACAACACTCCCACGCCGGTAGCCACCATCACGAGCAAGGCGACCAACATGCTGGAAACCTGGTCGTAGGCCGAAACCTTGGCCAGATCGTGGTGCCGAGGCTTTTTCTTTTTCTTATTTTCCGTGGCAATTGAGGCCATAGAACTTGTTGCTTTCTAGGTGGGAGAGATTAGCGGTTACGCGTCAGTTCAGAAAAATCGCGTTGGGGCGTAACGATAAGTACCAATCTTTCCACTTTTGAATCGCTGCTTCCCGTTCGGGCGGAGTGGGATCGGACGGCATGCCAAAGCCATCGATTTTGCGACTCACAAAACGCAAGGCATCGCGGGCTTCGATAGCCACCCGCGGATCAGGATCGGACAAGGCATAAATCAGATCAGGCACACTTTCAAAGTCTTTGACGCTCTCGATGGCCCGAATAGCCATGATGCGTGAAGCATAGCTTCCTTGCCGTAACTTGCGTCGCACCGCCTTGAGAGCAATCTCGCGACTATCGCCATCCAGGTTCAAATCGAAAGCGACATCGGCGTCGACCAGGTCGTCGAGCGAACCGTCGTCGGAATTCAGCATTTCCAGAAAACGCTTCGTTTCAGGAATCTCTTTCACGTTGACCACTTTGCCGTTGCGAAGCTC
The sequence above is drawn from the Bremerella cremea genome and encodes:
- a CDS encoding ExbD/TolR family protein; the protein is MKHAHDHFRFRCPACGESLTATFDMVGGVTYCSECDTRLEVPKPTHFDDSDEEQFEELSEVDVVTKKRPAPVPHESVIAQEAPVAFSKKRDGEDGELDLTPMVDVTFLLLIFFMVTASFQIQKSMQIPAPKDNSPSSVSQQEEPEDDPDNILVRIDSFNTYYVGCAAWDQEREAPSEQELYRQVRAARDSNSASPPRTLIVIAHEECLHEKVVTALDAGMDAGVDSIRLQSTEEDM
- a CDS encoding PQQ-binding-like beta-propeller repeat protein — protein: MNISDLLDLIEAHDYMAENQISAIRRQHASGSLDTTIEELVQFLLDRQRLTKYQAKKLLSEVKAGVKADSLAVPPGRAGAGDKWASPSQEEDDFGGAAVGDLGGLDGFPTSEEALGEGDPFGLGSGDGFGTEEEEKDPLADQEEEDGKGKKKKKKSGHTKKESRKNPWESPLLLFGGGGLVLLLMVGALLYFWLSFDSGDEMFQAAEQSYRSGSYVQAATEYEKFVKRFPDHPSAPLAEVRYGMSSLWHAVEGGANWESALTTTQTVLPEIETLPAFDEARPELATILPEIAAGLAENAQLTNDLEKKKHQSTLADQAMELVNNPSYLPTSLREAQQSRIDTIEMNLIRVRRDIERDQARNETLVQIEKASSEGKFQEVYQLRRSLLNGYPNLRTDDALSKAVSAAAMTLVDQVKPISDFPVPATNDPAQDSAFAQITFVQHEPNLPADPNSDVAVFRLDGTAYAIELNSGHLLWRRFVGVANDAQAVSWTSQNGQGMAGLIDSTRNQFLALDKRTGKLAWRQEFASELFRPQVLDGAIYLPERDGKVWKLACDTGEVEAAVTLPQQVAAPLGMLSEVAAVYVVAEHSNVFALSTNDLKCVEVIPVGHEVGTITVAPTGTLRHLFLFENAGLEFSFVHLYTVGAGGGQVKLAQDTVRQSGRVVVSPSIADSRVVVTNDRGEVMIYEVNMATKDDPVRLVAATKSDSAEPIIGYTGVDRGTLWVCGNRMTRYVMQLSRGSVVRKMVDHDSDTFVAPPIILGDQIIHARRNSDALGFVVQAQRIAATKLTNIWETTIGTPTAGPAFELEGAKLPLVATSRGTVFDLPSVAEGTSQIVDKPQAKLDVTTQHYQFMGGAAVDPENQVFYPPDDETRSLVVDTTNGKVTARLIAWEIPATARNTRPLLWEKHILVPTKMGQIMVVDPITGASDIHPYQPELAFGEEVDWAPPAPVGGSDPSVILSDRLDNLYRLGIIPTPEPHLAALSQVKLADQMSGSMAVAGLMLVGVGTNDGHDVVRLFQLPEMAEQKPIAITGDVVFSPKHVNGRVYCATSSEGLLAIQDDFSLAWNRPLEGRQIVSGPLPVGDNLAISFQHGEVWLLSAQTGEVIEQFNVGEPLVDGLSWSQGQLWAHGYDGTLHRIPVEGAN
- a CDS encoding MotA/TolQ/ExbB proton channel family protein; this translates as MDISGLTSIFATSMYGALALIALWGAYCIVVIWMRVAQKRFRNEMQQDAFLEAVEEPLARGDFEEASELCESDPRALPQLAYLAIENREIGYSQVKQLIVERFQRDVLADLDHRISWVNTVIKGAPMVGLLGTVTGMMGAFAKLASAAQVEASQMANDISLALITTALGLVIAIPLTFCLNSINIRIRKMEDLVAVGLTRFLAALREAIANETVHELEEIESHSMAGTE
- a CDS encoding ExbD/TolR family protein, yielding MSDHMVELDEGEVMPARKRPDSGDLDITPMIDITFLLLIFFIVTSNLDQQSAAKMPTAENGTSVTTSKSAVLTVTPGGSEGRALVYLGDGVSAEMLASDNDLNRQEEQIADYIEGLFSGKADGGVPKVHLLVKADGKVASGEVNRVMLAALRTGAVEEVDRVFIGTEYKKK